The Pogona vitticeps strain Pit_001003342236 chromosome 6, PviZW2.1, whole genome shotgun sequence genome contains a region encoding:
- the LOC140708092 gene encoding vomeronasal type-2 receptor 26-like, with translation MSVQLEKQVCCYDCVACPNGRISIQTDAKQCQECPKDQYPNKNQDSCIPKTLSYLSYKEPLGSILTSFAVLLSITTIVVMRTFIQYRHTPMVKANNWSITCALLSSLFLCFLCSCLFIGQPGTLTCLLRQMVFGIVFCVSVACVLAKTITVIVAFMATRPGLGMRRWVGKRLAGSVIMVSSLIQAGICAVWLITSPPFPEFDMHSETDKILIQCNEGSDLMFFLVLGYMGLLAIISFTVAFFARKLPDTFNEAKLITFSMLMFCSVWVSFLPAYLSTKGKYMVAVEVFSILASSGGLLGCIFLPKCYVLILRPDLNNKKEIVGKMMRYR, from the exons ATGTCTGTCCAACTGGAGAAGCAGGTGTGCTGCTATGACTGTGTTGCGTGCCCCAACGGGAGGATTTCGATCCAGACGG atgcgAAACAATGCCAGGAATGCCCCAAGGACCAGTATCCAAACAAGAATCAAGATAGTTGTATTCCCAAAACCCTAAGCTACTTGTCTTATAAGGAACCCTTGGGCTCAATATTGACTAGCTTCGCCGTCTTGCTTTCTATCACCACCATCGTGGTGATGAGGACTTTCATTCAGTACCGCCACACTCccatggtcaaagccaacaactggagcatcacctgtgccctactctcttctctcttcctctgcttcctATGTTCCTGCTTATTCATTGGACAGCCTGGAACTctcacctgccttctgagacaaatggtgtttggcatcgtcttctgtgtatctgttgcttgtgtcttagccaaaaccatcactgtgaTTGTGGCCTTCATGGCTACAAGGCCTGGACTTGGGATGAGGAGATGGGTTGGGAAGCGGCTGGCAGGGTCAGTCATCATGGTGTCTTCTCTTATCCAGGCTGGTATCTGTGCAGTCTGGTTGattacctctccccccttcccagagtttgacaTGCATTCTGAGACTGACAAAATCTTAATTCAATGTAACGAAGGTTCAGACCTCATGTTCTTTCTTGTCCTTGGCTACATGGGGCTGTTAGCCATCATAAGtttcacagtggctttctttgcccGCAAGTTGCCAGatacttttaatgaagccaaattaatcactttcagcatgttaatgttttgcagtgtttgggtgtcttttctgccagcctacctgagtactaaagggaaatacatggtagcCGTGGAGGTCTTCTCTATCTTGGCTTCCAGTGGTGGCTTGCTGGGTTGTATCTTCCTTCCCAAATGTTATGTTCTTATTCTCAGGCCTGACTtgaacaacaaaaaggaaatagTAGGGAAAATGATGAGATACAGATGA
- the LOC140708297 gene encoding vomeronasal type-2 receptor 26-like, producing MINFVRFHCSVIPKNYQHILAFAFAIRQINQNAQLLPNITLVYKIYDNCFNPWRTCWTTLDLLFMSEGHPPNYNCGKKEKVVAAIGGLTSENSMQMANIFSIYNIPQLHSFLRNIQFNNSAGEEIIFDENGQLAAGYDIMNFVTFPNESSSEIQVGRMDPWASLGKRFTIDRSAIVWNHKFNEKLPSSICVESCHPGQSMFIQEGKEVCCYDCVKCPKGRISIHIEWYPNKNQDSCIPKALSYLSYEEPLGSVLTSLALFLYMITAVVMGTFIQYRHTPMVKANNWSITCALLSSLLLCFLSSFFFIGQPGTLTCLLRQMVFGIVFCVSVACVLAKTLTVTVAFMATKPGFGMSRWVGKRLAGSVIMVSSLIQAGICAVWMITSPPFPEFDMHSETDKILVQCNEGSDLMFYLVLGYMGLLAIISFTVAFFARKLPDTFNEAKLITFSMLMFCSVWVSFLPAYLSTKGKYMVAVEVFSILASSGGLLGCIFLPKCYVLILRPDLNNKKQIVGKKMRYR from the exons ATGATTAACTTTGTGAGATTTCATTGCAGTGTGATTCCAAAGAACTACCAGCACATCCTGGCTTTCGCTTTTGCCATCCGCCAGATCAACCAGAATGCTCAACTGTTACCCAATATCACATTGGTTTACAAGATTTATGACAATTGTTTTAATCCCTGGAGAACCTGCTGGACCACCCTGGACCTTCTCTTCATGAGCGAAGGGCATCCCCCCAATTACAACTGTGGCAAGAAGGAGAAAGTGGTGGCTGCCATTGGTGGGCTCACTTCCGAAAACTCCATGCAGATGGCCAACATTTTCAGTATCTACAATATACCTCAG CTTCACTCCTTTTTGAGGAATATCCAGTTCAACAATAGTGCTGGGGAAGAAATCATCTTTGATGAGAATGGGCAACTGGCTGCAGGATATGATATCATGAATTTTGTCACATTTCCCAACGAGTCTTCCAGTGAAATCCAAGTTGGAAGGATGGATCCTTGGGCTTCTTTAGGCAAAAGGTTCACCATTGATAGAAGCGCCATTGTGTGGAACCACAAGTTTAATGAG AAGCTACCCAGCTCCATTTGTGTCGAGAGCTGCCACCCAGGACAGAGCATGTTCATCCAGGAGGGTAAAGAGGTGTGCTGCTATGATTGTGTGAAGTGTCccaaggggaggatttctatccACATAG AATGGTATCCAAACAAGAATCAAGACAGTTGCATTCCCAAAGCCCTAAGCTACCTCTCTTATGAGGAACCCTTGGGCTCAGTACTGACTAGTTTGGCTCTCTTCCTTTACATGATTACTGCAGTGGTGATGGGGACTTTCATTCAGTACCGCCACACTCccatggtcaaagccaacaactggagcatcacctgtgccctactctcctctctcctcctctgcttcctctcttccttcttcttcattggacagcctggaactctcacctgccttctgagacaaatggtgtttggcatcgtcttctgtgtatctgttgcttgtgtcttagccaaaaccCTCACTGTGACTGTGGCCTTCATGGCCACAAAGCCTGGGTTTGGAATGAGTAGATGGGTTGGGAAGCGGCTGGCAGGGTCAGTCATCATGGTGTCTTCTCTTATTCAGGCTGGTATCTGTGCAGTCTGGATGattacctctccccccttcccagagtttgacaTGCATTCTGAGACTGACAAAATCTTAGTTCAATGTAATGAAGGTTCAGACctcatgttctatcttgtccTGGGCTACATGGGGCTCTTAGCCATCATAAGtttcacagtggctttctttgcccGCAAGTTGCCAGatacttttaatgaagccaaattaatcactttcagcatgttaatgttttgcagtgtttgggtgtctTTTCTTCCAGCCTACCTGAGTactaaagggaaatacatggtagcCGTGGAGGTCTTCTCAATCTTGGCTTCCAGTGGTGGCTTGCTGGGTTGTATCTTCCTTCCCAAATGTTATGTTCTTATTCTCAGACCTGACctgaacaacaaaaagcaaatagTAGGGAAAAAGATGAGATACAGATGA